One window of Curtobacterium sp. 458 genomic DNA carries:
- the pyk gene encoding pyruvate kinase translates to MRRAKIVSTLGPATSEYETVKEIIEAGVDVARLNLSHGDYSVHEANYENVRRAAEELGKPVAILVDLQGPKIRLAKFADGPHELAVGDVFTITTEDVPGSKEVCGTTFKGLPQDVKPGDPLLIDDGRVRLRVLDTDGVRVRTEVVVAGTVSNNKGINLPGVAVNVPALSEKDEADLRWAIRQGADLIALSFVRNAADVQRAHEIMDEEGKRLPVIAKIEKPQAVDALEEIIDAFDSIMVARGDLGVELPLEAVPIVQKRAVELARRMAKPVIVATQMLESMISSPIPTRAETSDVANAVLDGADAVMLSGETSVGEYPVQTVRTMARIVESTEDHGLERIAPLGTKPRTLGGAITLAAVEIAEFTEASYLCVFTESGDSARRMSRLRHGLPIIAFTPNEATRRRMALTWGVRSFLVDRKTHTDELFSQVDDVLLEHGLAAPGDRVVVTAGSPPGIEGSTNDLRVHRVGDAHAEAAPAYVRD, encoded by the coding sequence TTGAGACGCGCAAAGATCGTTTCGACGCTCGGACCGGCAACGTCGGAGTACGAGACCGTCAAGGAGATCATCGAGGCGGGCGTCGACGTCGCCCGACTCAACCTCAGCCACGGTGACTACAGCGTCCACGAGGCCAACTACGAGAACGTCCGTCGCGCCGCCGAGGAGCTCGGCAAGCCCGTCGCGATCCTCGTCGACCTGCAGGGCCCGAAGATCCGCCTGGCGAAGTTCGCCGACGGCCCCCACGAGCTCGCGGTCGGTGACGTCTTCACGATCACGACCGAGGACGTCCCCGGCTCGAAGGAGGTCTGCGGGACGACCTTCAAGGGCCTGCCGCAGGACGTCAAGCCCGGCGATCCGCTCCTCATCGACGACGGCCGCGTGCGGCTGCGCGTGCTCGACACCGACGGGGTCCGCGTCCGGACCGAGGTCGTGGTCGCCGGCACGGTGTCGAACAACAAGGGCATCAACCTCCCGGGTGTCGCCGTCAACGTCCCCGCGCTGAGCGAGAAGGACGAGGCCGACCTCCGCTGGGCGATCCGCCAGGGCGCCGACCTCATCGCGCTGTCGTTCGTCCGGAACGCCGCCGACGTCCAGCGCGCGCACGAGATCATGGACGAGGAGGGCAAGCGCCTCCCGGTCATCGCGAAGATCGAGAAGCCGCAGGCCGTCGACGCGCTCGAGGAGATCATCGACGCCTTCGACAGCATCATGGTCGCCCGCGGTGACCTCGGCGTGGAGCTCCCGCTCGAGGCCGTGCCGATCGTGCAGAAGCGCGCGGTCGAGCTCGCCCGCCGCATGGCGAAGCCGGTCATCGTCGCGACGCAGATGCTCGAGTCGATGATCTCGTCGCCGATCCCGACCCGCGCCGAGACGTCCGACGTCGCGAACGCGGTCCTCGACGGCGCGGACGCGGTGATGCTCTCGGGCGAGACCAGCGTCGGCGAGTACCCGGTGCAGACGGTCCGCACCATGGCCCGCATCGTCGAGTCCACCGAGGACCACGGCCTCGAGCGCATCGCCCCGCTCGGCACGAAGCCCCGCACGCTCGGGGGTGCGATCACCCTCGCGGCCGTCGAGATCGCGGAGTTCACCGAGGCGTCGTACCTCTGCGTGTTCACCGAGTCCGGCGACTCGGCTCGTCGCATGTCGCGCCTGCGTCACGGCCTGCCGATCATCGCCTTCACCCCGAACGAGGCCACGCGCCGCCGCATGGCGCTCACCTGGGGCGTGCGCTCGTTCCTCGTCGACCGGAAGACCCACACCGACGAGCTGTTCTCGCAGGTCGACGACGTCCTCCTCGAGCACGGTCTCGCCGCGCCGGGCGACCGCGTCGTCGTGACGGCGGGTTCGCCTCCCGGCATCGAGGGGTCGACGAACGATCTCCGGGTGCACCGTGTCGGGGACGCGCACGCCGAGGCCGCCCCGGCCTACGTGCGCGACTGA
- a CDS encoding VIT1/CCC1 family protein, whose protein sequence is MGAVSLQDDTASAPTGAEVRRWRRYLADERAEAAVYRNLAARRTGEEREILAALAEAEGRHEQHWLELLGDRVGRPQRGSLRTRVLASLAKRFGSVFVLALMQRAEDRSPYADDDDATARMAADERIHGEVVRGLANRGRMRLSGTFRAAVFGANDGLVSNLALIIGISASGADRHFVLLSGIAGLLAGALSMGAGEYVSVRSQRELLEASAPHPEAGRAVADLDVDANELALVYRARGMDEAAAHAHAAEVIAGLGPSAETGSTPTRDDHEAIGNGMSAALSSFCFFASGAVIPILPYAFGLEGWPAITVAGALVGIALLGTGAVVGVLSGASPLKRALRQLAIGFGAAVVTYGLGLLFGTGAA, encoded by the coding sequence ATGGGTGCTGTGAGCCTCCAGGACGACACCGCGTCAGCACCCACCGGCGCCGAGGTCCGTCGCTGGCGCCGCTACCTGGCCGACGAGCGCGCGGAGGCGGCCGTCTACCGCAACCTCGCTGCGCGTCGCACCGGTGAGGAGCGCGAGATCCTCGCCGCCCTCGCCGAGGCGGAGGGGCGGCACGAGCAGCACTGGCTCGAGCTCCTCGGCGACCGTGTCGGCCGACCGCAGCGGGGGAGCCTGCGCACCCGGGTCCTCGCGTCGCTCGCGAAGCGGTTCGGCTCGGTGTTCGTGCTCGCGCTCATGCAGCGGGCCGAGGACCGCTCGCCGTACGCGGACGACGACGACGCCACCGCTCGGATGGCTGCCGACGAGCGCATCCACGGCGAGGTCGTCCGCGGTCTCGCGAACCGTGGGCGCATGCGGCTGTCCGGCACGTTCCGCGCGGCCGTCTTCGGCGCGAACGACGGCCTCGTGTCGAACCTCGCGCTCATCATCGGCATCAGCGCGTCCGGGGCCGACCGCCACTTCGTCCTGCTGAGCGGCATCGCGGGGCTCCTCGCCGGCGCGCTGTCGATGGGCGCGGGGGAGTACGTGTCGGTCCGGTCGCAGCGCGAGCTGCTCGAGGCATCCGCACCGCACCCGGAGGCCGGCCGTGCGGTGGCGGACCTCGACGTCGACGCCAACGAACTCGCGCTCGTCTACCGGGCGCGTGGCATGGACGAGGCCGCGGCGCACGCCCACGCGGCCGAGGTCATCGCCGGGCTCGGGCCGTCCGCCGAAACGGGGTCCACGCCGACGCGGGACGACCACGAGGCGATCGGCAACGGCATGAGCGCGGCGCTGTCGAGCTTCTGCTTCTTCGCCTCCGGTGCGGTGATCCCGATCCTGCCGTACGCGTTCGGGCTCGAGGGGTGGCCCGCGATCACGGTCGCCGGTGCGCTCGTCGGGATCGCGCTGCTCGGGACCGGGGCGGTCGTCGGGGTCCTCAGCGGTGCCTCACCGCTCAAGCGGGCGCTGCGGCAGCTCGCGATCGGGTTCGGCGCGGCGGTCGTGACGTACGGGCTCGGGCTGCTGTTCGGGACCGGCGCGGCGTAG
- a CDS encoding glutamate synthase subunit beta, whose translation MADPKGFLKVQERELPQRRPVPVRLMDWKEVYEQQESGALKRQAGRCMDCGVPFCHQGCPLGNLIPEWNDLTWRGEGRQAIERLHATNNFPEFTGRLCPAPCEASCVLGINQPPVTIKQVEVSIIDEAFQNGWVTPHPPERLTGKTVAVVGSGPAGLAAAQQLTRAGHTVAVYERDDRIGGLLRYGIPDFKMEKRQIDARLAQMQAEGTRFRAGVEIGRDITWDDLKSRYDAVVVATGAMVARDLPIPGRDLAGVHYAMDYLVQQNKTNAGTTVDNQTTAEGKHVVVIGGGDTGADCIGTAHRQGALSVTNLAIGKQPPLERPSEQPWPMFPTVFEVTSAHEEGGERHFLASTVEFLGNEAGEVRALRVAETEYLDGRRVPKAGTEREIPADLVLIAMGFTGPETDTIEPQLGLPTAPSGALAREADYSTNEPGVFVAGDAGRGQSLIVWAIAEGRAAAAKVDEYLEGSTILPAPVKATDRAITV comes from the coding sequence ATGGCTGACCCGAAGGGCTTCTTGAAGGTGCAGGAGCGCGAGCTCCCGCAGCGACGCCCCGTCCCCGTGCGGCTCATGGACTGGAAAGAGGTCTACGAGCAGCAGGAGTCCGGCGCACTCAAGCGCCAGGCCGGCCGTTGCATGGACTGCGGCGTGCCGTTCTGCCACCAGGGCTGCCCGCTCGGCAACCTCATCCCGGAGTGGAACGACCTCACCTGGCGCGGCGAGGGTCGGCAGGCGATCGAGCGGCTGCACGCCACGAACAACTTCCCGGAGTTCACGGGTCGGCTCTGCCCGGCGCCGTGCGAGGCGTCCTGCGTGCTCGGCATCAACCAGCCCCCGGTGACGATCAAGCAGGTCGAGGTCTCGATCATCGACGAGGCGTTCCAGAACGGCTGGGTCACGCCGCACCCGCCCGAGCGCCTGACAGGCAAGACCGTCGCGGTCGTCGGCTCCGGCCCGGCCGGGCTCGCGGCCGCGCAGCAGCTGACCCGCGCCGGCCACACGGTCGCGGTGTACGAGCGCGACGACCGGATCGGCGGCCTGCTCCGCTACGGCATCCCGGACTTCAAGATGGAGAAGCGCCAGATCGACGCGCGTCTCGCCCAGATGCAGGCCGAGGGCACACGCTTCCGCGCGGGTGTCGAGATCGGGCGCGACATCACCTGGGACGACCTGAAGTCCCGCTACGACGCCGTCGTGGTGGCGACCGGGGCGATGGTCGCGCGCGACCTGCCGATCCCGGGGCGCGACCTCGCGGGCGTCCACTACGCGATGGACTACCTCGTCCAGCAGAACAAGACGAACGCCGGCACGACCGTCGACAACCAGACCACGGCCGAGGGCAAGCACGTCGTCGTGATCGGCGGCGGTGACACGGGGGCGGACTGCATCGGCACCGCACACCGGCAGGGCGCCCTCAGCGTGACGAACCTGGCGATCGGCAAGCAGCCGCCGCTCGAGCGTCCGTCCGAGCAGCCGTGGCCGATGTTCCCGACCGTGTTCGAGGTCACGAGCGCCCACGAGGAGGGCGGCGAGCGGCACTTCCTCGCCTCCACCGTCGAGTTCCTCGGCAACGAGGCCGGCGAGGTCCGTGCCCTCCGTGTCGCCGAGACCGAGTACCTCGACGGCCGACGGGTCCCGAAGGCCGGCACCGAGCGCGAGATCCCCGCCGACCTCGTCCTCATCGCCATGGGCTTCACCGGGCCGGAGACCGACACCATCGAGCCCCAGCTCGGGCTGCCCACCGCGCCGTCCGGAGCGCTCGCCCGCGAGGCCGACTACTCCACCAACGAGCCGGGCGTCTTCGTCGCCGGGGACGCCGGTCGCGGGCAGTCGCTGATCGTGTGGGCGATCGCCGAGGGCCGTGCCGCCGCCGCGAAGGTCGACGAGTACCTCGAGGGCTCGACGATCCTGCCGGCGCCGGTCAAGGCGACCGACCGCGCGATCACCGTCTGA
- a CDS encoding DUF308 domain-containing protein, whose translation MDSRAVRTFRVFVVVTAVVAIALGIVAIAWPRPTLALLAVVFGVYLVVAGALRVFAAVRGHGTAPVWRWTSGVVGVLVGLAGLLCLVDPFVPLVVYAVLAGVGFIVEGAVAVIGAVVGHPGSSRVPTAVSGVLSVLCGVAVLLAPTLALAVFTVLAGIALVVVGAAALLLLPPRAAVRR comes from the coding sequence GTGGACTCTCGTGCCGTCCGGACGTTCCGCGTCTTCGTCGTCGTGACCGCCGTCGTCGCGATCGCCCTGGGCATCGTCGCGATCGCCTGGCCGCGCCCGACCCTGGCGCTCCTCGCGGTGGTGTTCGGCGTCTACCTCGTCGTGGCGGGTGCCCTCCGGGTGTTCGCTGCGGTCCGCGGGCACGGGACGGCACCGGTCTGGCGGTGGACGTCGGGCGTCGTCGGCGTGCTCGTCGGCCTCGCCGGGCTGCTCTGCCTGGTGGACCCGTTCGTGCCGCTCGTCGTGTACGCGGTGCTCGCGGGCGTCGGGTTCATCGTCGAGGGCGCCGTGGCGGTCATCGGCGCGGTCGTCGGGCACCCCGGGTCGTCGCGCGTCCCGACCGCGGTGAGCGGGGTGCTCTCGGTCCTCTGCGGCGTCGCGGTCCTCCTCGCCCCCACGCTCGCGCTCGCGGTCTTCACGGTGCTCGCCGGCATCGCCCTGGTCGTCGTGGGCGCCGCCGCGCTGCTGCTCCTGCCGCCGCGCGCAGCCGTGCGACGCTGA